The following coding sequences are from one Halobacteriovorax sp. JY17 window:
- a CDS encoding ABC-F family ATP-binding cassette domain-containing protein yields the protein MLNIANVSKNQGGEPLYTKVNFQINPGEKVGLVGPNGAGKSTLFRMIIGEDRPDEGQISVPERLRISYFSQNVGEMKGRTALEEVVEGDEKISEMKVKLREFEEKLCDPDLDPDEMNKILDRMGEVQTNFEKVGGYDLETRAEEILSGLGIHAEDHHKNVGDFSGGWKMRIALAKVLVTNPDLIIMDEPTNYLDMETILWLEEWLRNYKGSVFMTTHDRDFMNNVVKKIVEINHKRVTTYSGDYDFYVRESKIRLDQLKSEHKRQQDMLAKEEDFIAKFKARASHAAQVQSRVKKIEKIERIELPPEEESISFDFPKPPRGSDDVVVIKDLAKSWKNSSGEDLSVFSGLTSTITRLQKIAVVGVNGAGKSTLLKCICGQTEPTSGEVRLGPSVNLGYFSQFSLDVLKAENSVLDELQSNLQGASDGYLRNLLAAFLFRGDDVHKKIKHLSGGEKSRLVLAVIFSTNNNLLVLDEPTNHLDIASREVLMTALKKYEGTVIFVSHDRHFLHELTDQVLEVDKGGVRLYPGNYKYYLDKKASLS from the coding sequence ATGCTTAATATTGCAAACGTCTCAAAGAACCAAGGTGGAGAACCTTTATACACAAAGGTAAACTTTCAGATTAATCCTGGAGAGAAAGTTGGATTAGTAGGACCAAATGGTGCTGGAAAGTCTACTCTCTTTAGAATGATCATCGGCGAAGATAGACCTGATGAGGGGCAAATTTCTGTTCCTGAAAGACTTAGAATTTCTTATTTCTCACAAAATGTTGGAGAGATGAAGGGCCGAACAGCTCTAGAAGAAGTTGTCGAAGGTGATGAGAAAATTTCTGAGATGAAAGTAAAGCTCAGAGAATTTGAAGAAAAACTCTGCGATCCTGATCTAGATCCAGATGAGATGAATAAGATCTTAGATCGAATGGGAGAAGTCCAAACTAACTTTGAAAAAGTTGGTGGCTACGACCTAGAAACGAGAGCAGAAGAAATTCTCTCAGGACTTGGAATTCACGCTGAAGACCATCACAAGAATGTGGGAGACTTCAGTGGTGGGTGGAAGATGAGAATCGCTCTGGCCAAAGTTCTAGTAACAAACCCAGACCTTATTATTATGGATGAGCCTACCAACTACCTAGATATGGAAACTATTCTTTGGCTAGAAGAGTGGCTTAGAAATTATAAAGGCTCAGTGTTCATGACGACGCACGATAGGGACTTTATGAATAATGTCGTTAAGAAAATTGTCGAAATCAATCATAAGAGAGTAACTACCTATAGTGGCGACTACGACTTCTACGTAAGAGAGAGCAAGATCAGGCTCGATCAATTAAAGTCAGAGCATAAGAGACAGCAGGACATGCTTGCAAAAGAAGAAGACTTCATTGCAAAGTTTAAGGCCCGTGCTTCCCATGCCGCCCAAGTTCAATCTCGTGTTAAGAAGATTGAAAAAATTGAAAGAATTGAACTTCCACCTGAAGAAGAAAGCATTAGCTTTGATTTCCCTAAACCTCCAAGGGGAAGTGATGATGTGGTTGTCATTAAAGATCTTGCAAAGTCTTGGAAGAATTCAAGCGGAGAAGATTTAAGTGTATTTAGTGGATTGACTTCAACAATTACGAGACTCCAAAAAATTGCAGTTGTTGGTGTGAATGGTGCAGGAAAATCAACTCTCCTAAAGTGTATTTGCGGACAAACGGAGCCAACAAGTGGAGAGGTCAGACTAGGTCCAAGTGTTAATCTTGGTTACTTTAGTCAATTCTCTCTTGATGTTTTAAAAGCAGAGAATAGTGTCTTAGATGAACTCCAATCTAATCTCCAGGGAGCAAGTGATGGCTACCTAAGAAATCTCTTAGCGGCCTTCCTCTTTAGAGGAGACGATGTTCATAAGAAAATTAAGCATCTCTCAGGTGGAGAAAAAAGTCGTTTAGTTCTCGCTGTTATTTTTTCTACGAATAATAACCTACTCGTTCTCGATGAGCCTACTAACCACTTGGATATAGCTTCTAGAGAAGTGTTAATGACTGCCCTAAAAAAATATGAAGGAACTGTCATTTTCGTATCCCATGATAGACACTTTCTACATGAGCTTACTGACCAAGTTCTAGAAGTTGATAAAGGCGGAGTTAGACTCTACCCTGGAAATTATAAGTACTACTTAGATAAGAAGGCATCTCTCTCTTAA
- the ccsA gene encoding cytochrome c biogenesis protein CcsA, whose protein sequence is MKTVLSLLLLLVSMNSFSMDLHFCDQSLESLPIRQDGRIKPLKVHASEMLKYLTGKTKYEKLSSTITFCLVSLKGMGIPTEVDLKTNIEHVDLIKTLELKDGEHRVSFDKLEEEMAIIRSEWQKADEHGSYKKSLATLLNKINLYKDIKTANNWLVPIVNSKDDVVWVPVGAYLTEDKVVAARASSERPFLKVLKDSEEQYEKIVDRDFLIELTYVNMQLPVVALILTFCGLITITLFRKFKIALAFAVLTVIVQTAILAFRVHISGRAPITNMYETVLFSGYGSLILALIIGHFKKEKIYVFVGLAYNVCTLLMLNFAGGMLSSSISPLVPVLRDNFWLSTHVTTIILSYGALALSWVLANTVLIRKRFFFMSPADERYYSDLIYTCLKYGTVMLAAGIILGGVWADYSWGRFWGWDPKETWSLIVLCLYMAILHGKYTNWIPNHRFFLLVAAAFMSVMMAWFGVNYILATGLHSYGFSEGGAIFLGSFFAIQTLLLILTYSNFGPKDNGTHA, encoded by the coding sequence ATGAAGACAGTATTAAGTCTATTGCTACTACTTGTATCAATGAATTCATTTTCAATGGATTTACACTTTTGTGATCAATCTCTCGAGTCTCTACCGATAAGGCAGGACGGAAGAATAAAGCCTCTTAAAGTTCACGCAAGTGAGATGCTAAAGTATTTAACAGGGAAAACGAAGTACGAGAAATTATCTTCTACTATAACTTTCTGTTTAGTTTCTTTAAAGGGTATGGGAATACCTACTGAAGTAGACCTTAAAACAAATATTGAGCACGTCGATTTAATTAAGACTCTTGAACTTAAAGATGGTGAGCACAGAGTAAGCTTCGATAAACTAGAAGAAGAAATGGCGATCATTAGAAGTGAGTGGCAAAAAGCTGACGAACACGGAAGCTATAAGAAGTCTCTGGCGACCCTGCTCAATAAGATCAATCTCTATAAAGATATTAAGACTGCAAATAATTGGCTTGTTCCAATTGTTAACTCTAAAGATGATGTTGTCTGGGTCCCTGTTGGCGCATACCTTACAGAAGATAAAGTCGTCGCCGCAAGAGCAAGTAGTGAGAGACCATTTTTAAAAGTTCTAAAAGACTCTGAAGAGCAATATGAAAAGATTGTAGATAGAGACTTCTTAATTGAACTTACTTATGTGAATATGCAACTACCTGTCGTAGCACTGATTCTAACTTTCTGCGGTCTTATAACAATAACTCTTTTTAGAAAATTTAAAATCGCTCTAGCGTTTGCAGTTCTAACTGTTATTGTACAAACGGCGATTCTCGCTTTTAGAGTTCATATTTCAGGAAGAGCACCAATTACAAATATGTATGAAACGGTCTTATTCTCTGGATATGGTTCACTCATCCTTGCTCTTATCATTGGGCATTTTAAGAAAGAGAAAATCTATGTCTTTGTAGGACTTGCCTACAATGTTTGTACACTACTTATGTTAAATTTTGCGGGAGGAATGCTTTCAAGCTCTATCTCCCCTCTCGTTCCCGTTCTTAGAGATAACTTCTGGCTCTCTACTCACGTGACGACGATTATTCTCTCCTATGGAGCCCTCGCCCTTAGTTGGGTTTTGGCCAACACAGTTCTCATTAGAAAGAGATTCTTCTTCATGAGTCCTGCTGACGAGAGATACTATAGTGATCTTATCTACACTTGCCTAAAATACGGAACAGTTATGCTTGCGGCAGGAATTATTCTTGGTGGCGTTTGGGCCGATTACTCTTGGGGAAGATTCTGGGGATGGGACCCAAAAGAGACTTGGTCGCTCATTGTTCTTTGTCTCTACATGGCCATTCTTCATGGGAAGTATACAAACTGGATACCAAATCATAGATTTTTCCTACTCGTTGCCGCGGCATTTATGAGTGTGATGATGGCATGGTTTGGAGTCAATTATATTCTGGCCACAGGACTTCACTCTTATGGATTTAGTGAAGGTGGAGCGATCTTCCTAGGATCATTCTTTGCTATTCAAACATTACTGCTGATTTTAACATACTCAAACTTTGGTCCAAAGGATAACGGAACTCATGCTTAA
- a CDS encoding aldo/keto reductase: MPVAFGAYRVSNHSTDHYDALLSAVNKGCTLIDTSSNYTGGESEKLIAQVLKKAQRTPILVSKVGYIQGENISVMNELNSIGQAKDDLVKVSDNLWHSIHPDFIRNQVQLSLSRLEVEKIDVYLLHNPEYYFYEEGATQEEYYKRIEKAFFELEALVSEGLISSYGISSNNFILSPEDKKVTHIERVMECAQSVSSTHHFTHIQFPFNMIEIDALESWYDGLSLLNKAKGFDLTVMVNRPLNAFKGEGLVRLATYDKTHPLVDESVAQKVFVNAMMILEKKFKEEEPEESIYNLPLIKQFNDLWNNTRTPDGVDQVYFSHFFPFVAKVWGGDLSAKDSTPFYDLYDVSLNYARHNMSEVAKDFEQQAISAGLIEAGDTPLQVRLIEKYLNYEIDYVLVGMKDTLYVDQLEHLF, translated from the coding sequence ATGCCAGTCGCCTTTGGAGCTTATAGAGTAAGCAATCATTCTACAGATCACTACGATGCTCTTCTTTCTGCGGTTAATAAAGGCTGTACGTTAATTGATACTTCTTCAAATTATACTGGTGGTGAAAGTGAGAAACTTATTGCTCAAGTACTAAAGAAAGCGCAGAGAACTCCAATTCTTGTTTCTAAGGTTGGATATATCCAAGGTGAAAATATTAGTGTGATGAATGAGCTCAATAGTATAGGGCAGGCTAAGGATGATCTAGTTAAGGTCAGTGATAACCTTTGGCACTCTATTCACCCTGACTTTATAAGAAATCAGGTTCAGCTCTCTCTTTCGAGATTAGAAGTTGAGAAGATTGATGTCTATCTACTTCATAATCCTGAATACTACTTCTATGAGGAAGGAGCTACTCAGGAAGAATATTATAAGAGAATTGAGAAGGCCTTCTTCGAGCTAGAAGCACTGGTTAGTGAGGGACTCATTAGTTCTTATGGAATTAGCTCTAATAATTTTATCCTCTCTCCTGAGGATAAGAAAGTGACTCATATTGAAAGGGTTATGGAGTGCGCTCAGAGTGTAAGCTCTACTCATCACTTCACTCACATTCAATTTCCTTTTAATATGATTGAAATAGACGCTCTTGAATCGTGGTACGACGGATTGAGCTTACTTAATAAGGCAAAGGGATTTGATCTCACAGTCATGGTCAATAGACCTCTTAATGCTTTTAAAGGTGAAGGGCTTGTTCGTCTTGCGACTTATGATAAAACCCATCCTTTAGTTGATGAGTCAGTGGCGCAGAAAGTTTTTGTAAACGCTATGATGATTCTTGAAAAGAAATTCAAAGAAGAAGAGCCAGAAGAGTCTATTTATAACTTACCGCTCATAAAGCAATTTAATGATCTTTGGAATAATACAAGAACACCTGATGGAGTAGACCAAGTCTATTTTTCTCACTTCTTTCCATTTGTGGCCAAGGTTTGGGGAGGAGATCTTTCTGCAAAAGATAGTACGCCTTTCTATGATCTCTATGACGTTTCTCTAAACTATGCACGTCATAATATGAGTGAAGTAGCAAAAGATTTTGAGCAACAAGCAATAAGTGCGGGACTAATTGAAGCGGGGGATACTCCTCTACAAGTACGTTTGATAGAGAAGTATCTTAATTATGAAATAGACTATGTTCTAGTCGGAATGAAAGACACTCTCTATGTCGATCAATTGGAGCATCTCTTTTAA
- a CDS encoding cytochrome c biogenesis protein ResB yields the protein MSFDFQKKLEKTERFLGGLKFAVIVITLFSIFMIVGTFFESYYGTDFVNRTIYKRFPFMAVQLGIFVSVFFAMLLRLPPKKRLYGFYGIHTGLIMIGCGSFITWFSGVDGTLSLDPNTPARKVILTEDILRIIYHDDGKTVTRKLPYVALKTNIDDKYENITLEDFYPFADKELYWRSGNNPYSLNASIHSSTYILSNPNVTQEFTLSLHPEAVEFEASTRLGLLNVTYLPKNLSNCFGENNKSGYIVWNSKESTCFTPEAEKIDIRKTSEGNKFFVVKEQGKIYSFFPDFNPWPVDENLEVIKDSHLRVFSKKLFEEKPNLFLFGRSASFFEDGKWTIHNLEKKSDIVELPWMGLELILKKHDATKFPTFRPVATMPIQSNGTLIKGQTKALKINVLGKEYWVLDDRPVTLRVNGKKVSFVLDKEILTLPFEFVLTNFKMDKDPGTNKPASYESFVKLFADSGPSDHHIFMNNPLKHAGFTFYQASYHQDPETGAYSSTLSVNVDQGRPLKYLGSLLLVFGAIAHYLLNKKKVKKSDSADILKLEKD from the coding sequence AACTGAACGCTTCCTCGGTGGCTTAAAATTCGCAGTTATTGTTATCACCCTCTTCTCAATATTCATGATTGTTGGAACCTTCTTTGAAAGTTACTACGGCACTGATTTCGTCAATAGAACAATCTATAAGCGCTTTCCTTTTATGGCCGTTCAACTTGGTATTTTTGTCAGTGTCTTCTTTGCCATGCTTTTAAGGCTTCCTCCAAAGAAGCGTCTCTATGGATTCTACGGTATTCACACAGGTCTTATTATGATCGGTTGTGGTTCATTTATCACTTGGTTCTCAGGTGTTGATGGAACACTTTCTCTCGATCCAAATACGCCCGCAAGAAAAGTAATCCTCACTGAAGATATCCTGAGAATTATTTATCACGACGATGGAAAGACAGTTACCAGAAAACTTCCCTACGTCGCTCTAAAAACTAATATAGACGACAAGTATGAGAATATTACTCTGGAAGACTTCTATCCATTTGCAGACAAAGAACTTTACTGGAGAAGTGGAAATAATCCGTATTCTTTAAATGCGAGTATTCATTCTTCAACTTATATACTGTCAAATCCTAATGTAACTCAAGAGTTCACTCTCTCTCTTCACCCAGAGGCAGTTGAGTTTGAAGCGTCAACGAGACTTGGATTATTAAATGTCACTTATCTCCCAAAGAATTTATCTAATTGCTTTGGTGAAAATAATAAGAGTGGCTACATTGTATGGAATAGCAAAGAGAGCACTTGTTTTACTCCTGAAGCGGAGAAAATTGATATTCGAAAGACTAGCGAAGGAAATAAGTTCTTTGTAGTTAAAGAACAGGGAAAGATTTATTCTTTCTTCCCTGACTTTAATCCATGGCCTGTAGATGAGAATTTAGAAGTCATTAAAGATTCTCACCTTCGTGTCTTTAGTAAGAAATTATTTGAAGAAAAGCCAAACCTCTTTCTCTTTGGAAGAAGTGCCTCTTTCTTTGAAGATGGTAAGTGGACGATTCATAATCTTGAAAAGAAGTCAGATATTGTTGAGCTTCCTTGGATGGGACTAGAGCTTATTCTAAAGAAGCACGATGCTACAAAATTTCCAACTTTTAGGCCTGTGGCCACTATGCCAATTCAATCCAATGGAACTTTAATTAAGGGACAAACAAAGGCCTTAAAAATAAATGTTCTAGGAAAAGAGTATTGGGTCTTAGATGATCGCCCAGTCACTCTTAGAGTAAATGGAAAGAAGGTGTCCTTTGTTCTAGATAAAGAAATCCTTACTCTTCCATTTGAATTTGTTCTAACAAACTTCAAAATGGACAAAGACCCAGGAACAAATAAGCCTGCCAGTTATGAATCATTTGTGAAGTTATTCGCTGATAGTGGTCCAAGTGATCATCATATCTTTATGAATAATCCTCTAAAACATGCTGGGTTCACTTTTTATCAGGCAAGTTATCATCAAGACCCTGAGACGGGTGCTTATAGCTCAACATTGAGTGTAAACGTCGATCAAGGTCGACCTCTTAAATACCTTGGTTCCCTTCTCTTAGTTTTTGGGGCCATCGCTCACTACCTTCTAAATAAGAAGAAGGTAAAGAAATCTGATAGTGCAGATATTTTAAAACTAGAGAAAGACTAG